One segment of candidate division KSB1 bacterium DNA contains the following:
- a CDS encoding DUF2617 family protein, with protein MTNYIDQSVRFIRHYLIEGHLDLEQFTVFQDGSMRIRQHNLELTGRIIGESNIFSFQLDDFVFHEILACTDVNLKSLAQVRASYGPLDEGVTQDISVRLRARVNYRFGAQVLKLVDARKWLGSFEDRALSFASQDKTIALVHTFSYDKEQQPPDVPKTIVLGQYLPAFHEIRITTAHSYPNEQKVVRSDSVIQLL; from the coding sequence ATGACAAATTATATCGATCAATCCGTGCGCTTTATCCGCCACTACCTCATAGAGGGTCATCTGGACCTGGAACAGTTTACCGTGTTTCAGGACGGTTCGATGCGAATCAGGCAACACAATCTCGAGCTAACCGGCAGAATTATTGGCGAAAGTAACATCTTTTCTTTCCAACTCGATGATTTTGTATTTCATGAAATTCTGGCGTGTACGGACGTTAATCTTAAGAGCCTGGCACAGGTAAGAGCATCGTATGGTCCTCTTGATGAAGGTGTGACTCAAGACATATCGGTGAGGTTGCGCGCCAGGGTGAATTATCGCTTTGGCGCCCAAGTGCTCAAACTTGTTGATGCTCGAAAATGGCTTGGGTCGTTTGAAGACCGTGCTCTCAGTTTTGCCTCTCAAGATAAGACCATTGCACTGGTTCACACATTTTCTTACGATAAAGAACAACAGCCACCTGATGTTCCCAAGACCATTGTCCTGGGTCAATATTTGCCGGCATTTCATGAGATCAGGATTACAACCGCTCATAGCTATCCCAATGAGCAGAAGGTGGTTCGGAGTGATAGTGTTATTCAATTATTGTAG